One Arthrobacter sp. StoSoilB20 DNA segment encodes these proteins:
- a CDS encoding heme o synthase gives MTAAVSTTDTPLNASPARGSIGISRKFKAYLALTKPRVIELLLVSTLPTMIFAQRGFPSIGLILATLVGGAFAAGSAGVFNCYIDRDIDKLMHRTEKRPLVTGEVTPREALVFAWILGAASIAILWFGANPLSAWLGLGAIVFYVVIYTMILKRRTAQNIVWGGAAGCFPVLIAWAAVTNTVEWPAIVLFMVIFLWTPPHYWPLSMRYGEDYRNANVPMLGAIAGAKVVSVQVVLYAWAMVACSLLMVPVGGAGWVYTIVAVAAGAWFLYESHALYKRAQGGDVSNKGAMKVFHGSISYLTLLFIALAVDPFIGSAIVGG, from the coding sequence GTGACTGCCGCCGTGAGCACAACTGATACGCCCCTTAACGCGTCCCCGGCCCGGGGAAGCATCGGAATTTCCCGTAAGTTCAAGGCGTATCTGGCACTCACCAAACCCAGGGTCATCGAACTCCTCCTGGTCAGCACTTTGCCCACCATGATCTTCGCGCAGCGGGGTTTCCCTTCCATCGGCCTGATCCTTGCCACCCTTGTAGGTGGAGCGTTTGCGGCCGGCAGTGCCGGCGTCTTCAACTGCTATATCGACCGTGACATCGACAAGCTGATGCACCGGACCGAGAAGCGGCCCCTTGTCACCGGTGAGGTGACCCCGCGTGAAGCGTTGGTCTTTGCCTGGATTCTCGGGGCAGCCTCGATTGCCATCTTGTGGTTCGGCGCCAATCCGCTGTCCGCCTGGCTTGGACTTGGTGCCATCGTCTTCTACGTGGTGATTTACACCATGATCCTGAAGCGCCGCACAGCCCAGAACATCGTGTGGGGTGGCGCAGCCGGTTGCTTCCCTGTCCTGATCGCCTGGGCTGCAGTGACCAACACTGTGGAGTGGCCCGCAATCGTGCTCTTCATGGTCATCTTCCTCTGGACGCCTCCCCATTACTGGCCGCTGTCCATGCGGTACGGCGAGGACTACCGCAATGCCAACGTGCCGATGCTCGGCGCCATTGCCGGCGCCAAGGTGGTCTCTGTCCAGGTTGTGCTCTACGCCTGGGCCATGGTTGCGTGCTCCCTGTTGATGGTGCCCGTTGGCGGCGCCGGCTGGGTCTACACGATCGTGGCCGTTGCTGCGGGCGCTTGGTTCCTGTACGAGAGCCACGCGTTGTACAAGCGTGCACAGGGCGGCGACGTCTCCAACAAGGGCGCCATGAAGGTCTTTCATGGCTCCATCAGCTACCTGACGTTGCTCTTCATCGCCCTGGCGGTAGACCCGTTCATCGGCTCAGCGATCGTCGGCGGCTAG
- the tkt gene encoding transketolase: MPHLEEQELSWTDLDKKAVDTVRVLAADAVEKVGNGHPGTAMSLAPAAYLLFQKLMRHDPKNPDWLGRDRFVLSPGHTSLTLYIQLFLSGYGLELKDLEALRTWGSLTPGHPEYKHTAGVEITTGPLGQGLASAVGFAYSQRRQRGLFDADAPAGESPFDHTIWVIASDGDLQEGVTSEASSLAGHQELGNLVVIYDENHISIEDDTDIAFTEDVLKRYEAYGWHTQRVDWTKTGDYVEDVQELYSALQAAKAETNKPSIISLRTIIGYPAPKKQNTGKIHGSALGAEEVAALKSVLGFDPAKSFDVDEEVLAHARKVLDRGAESRTAWQKSFEAWQSANPDAAALLERVEAKKLPVGIDAALPVFEAGKDVSTRAASGKVLNAIGPVLPELWGGSADLAESNNTTIEGSPSFIPTSRSTDAWKGNPYGRVLHFGIREHAAASIVNGISLHGRTRAFSGTFLIFSDYQRPAIRLGALMGVPSLYVWTHDSIGLGEDGPTHQPVEQLASLRAIPGLDVVRPGDANEVSAAWKAMLENHENPAGIVLTRQNIPTYARGEGEASGDTFGSTAGVAKGGYVLAEASKDGETVDAQVILIGTGSEVQLAVQAREALQAEGIAARVVSMPCVEWFNKQDEAYRESVLPASVKARVSVEAGLALGWREFVGDAGRSISLEHFGASADYKRLFNEFGITAEAVAAAAKDSLADANA, encoded by the coding sequence GTGCCACATTTGGAAGAGCAAGAACTGTCATGGACCGATCTGGACAAGAAGGCAGTTGACACCGTTCGCGTGTTGGCCGCTGACGCCGTGGAGAAGGTCGGCAACGGCCACCCCGGTACGGCGATGAGCTTGGCTCCGGCAGCGTACCTGCTGTTCCAGAAGCTGATGCGCCACGATCCCAAGAACCCGGATTGGTTGGGCCGCGACCGTTTCGTACTGTCCCCCGGCCACACCTCGCTGACCCTTTACATCCAGTTGTTCCTCTCCGGCTACGGGCTGGAACTGAAGGATCTTGAGGCGCTGCGCACGTGGGGTTCGCTGACCCCCGGCCACCCCGAGTACAAGCACACCGCCGGTGTCGAAATCACCACCGGCCCGCTGGGCCAGGGCCTGGCATCTGCCGTAGGTTTCGCTTACTCGCAGCGTCGCCAGCGTGGCCTGTTCGACGCCGATGCTCCCGCCGGCGAATCGCCGTTCGACCACACCATCTGGGTTATCGCCTCCGACGGCGACCTCCAGGAAGGTGTCACTTCCGAGGCGTCCTCGCTCGCGGGCCACCAGGAACTGGGCAACCTCGTAGTGATCTACGACGAGAACCACATCTCCATCGAAGACGACACCGACATCGCTTTCACCGAGGACGTCCTCAAGCGTTACGAAGCGTACGGCTGGCACACCCAGCGCGTTGACTGGACCAAGACCGGCGACTACGTCGAAGACGTCCAGGAACTGTACTCCGCACTGCAGGCAGCAAAGGCAGAGACGAACAAGCCGTCCATCATCTCGCTGCGCACCATCATTGGCTACCCGGCACCTAAGAAGCAGAACACGGGCAAGATCCACGGCTCCGCTTTGGGTGCCGAAGAAGTCGCTGCACTGAAGAGCGTCCTCGGCTTCGATCCGGCCAAGTCCTTCGACGTTGACGAAGAAGTCCTGGCGCACGCCCGCAAGGTCCTGGACCGCGGTGCGGAGTCCCGCACTGCATGGCAGAAGAGCTTTGAGGCATGGCAGTCCGCCAACCCTGACGCTGCTGCCTTGCTGGAACGTGTGGAAGCCAAGAAGCTGCCCGTGGGCATCGACGCCGCGCTTCCGGTGTTCGAAGCCGGCAAGGATGTTTCCACCCGCGCCGCTTCGGGCAAGGTCCTGAACGCCATCGGCCCGGTCCTTCCTGAACTCTGGGGCGGTTCGGCCGACCTCGCCGAGTCCAACAACACCACCATTGAAGGCTCGCCGTCGTTCATTCCGACGTCCCGTTCCACGGACGCCTGGAAGGGCAACCCCTACGGCCGCGTACTGCACTTCGGTATCCGTGAGCACGCTGCGGCCTCGATCGTGAACGGCATCTCCCTTCACGGCCGCACCCGCGCATTCTCCGGCACGTTCCTGATCTTCAGCGACTACCAGCGCCCGGCCATCCGCCTCGGCGCACTGATGGGTGTCCCGTCCCTGTATGTCTGGACGCACGACTCCATCGGTCTGGGCGAAGACGGCCCCACCCACCAGCCCGTGGAGCAGCTCGCGTCGCTGCGCGCCATTCCCGGCCTGGACGTTGTCCGTCCCGGCGATGCGAACGAAGTCTCCGCCGCATGGAAGGCCATGCTGGAGAACCACGAGAACCCGGCCGGCATTGTCCTGACACGTCAGAACATCCCCACTTACGCCCGCGGTGAAGGCGAAGCAAGCGGCGACACGTTCGGTTCAACCGCAGGTGTTGCCAAGGGCGGCTATGTGCTGGCCGAGGCATCCAAGGATGGCGAAACCGTTGACGCGCAGGTCATCCTGATCGGCACCGGCTCCGAAGTCCAGCTCGCCGTGCAGGCCCGCGAAGCATTGCAGGCTGAAGGCATCGCTGCGCGTGTGGTCTCCATGCCGTGTGTTGAGTGGTTCAACAAGCAGGACGAGGCTTACCGCGAGTCCGTGCTCCCGGCATCGGTGAAGGCACGTGTCTCGGTTGAAGCCGGCCTGGCCCTGGGCTGGCGTGAATTCGTCGGTGACGCCGGCCGCTCCATCTCCCTGGAACACTTCGGCGCCTCCGCTGACTACAAGCGGCTTTTCAACGAATTCGGCATCACCGCCGAAGCCGTCGCCGCTGCCGCCAAGGACTCGCTCGCAGACGCCAACGCGTAA
- the tpiA gene encoding triose-phosphate isomerase: protein MTTSANGKFVRKPFIAGNWKMNMDHVQGITLLQKLAWTLSDAKHDYNRAEVAVFPPFTDLRGVQTLVQGDDLDVVYGGQDLSQFDSGAYTGDISGQFLSKLGCAYVLVGHSERRTIHNESDEVLNAKVKAAFRHGVTPVLCVGEGFEVRQAGTHVEHTLAQLRAGVEGLTAEQAADLVVAYEPVWAIGTGEVAGPEDAQEMCAAIRAELAEFFDEIVAEKTRLLYGGSVKANNAAAIMAEKDVDGLLVGGASLDPAEFANIVRFESHLVTD, encoded by the coding sequence GTGACTACCTCTGCCAATGGCAAATTTGTCCGTAAGCCCTTCATCGCCGGCAACTGGAAGATGAACATGGACCATGTCCAGGGCATCACCCTGCTGCAGAAGCTTGCCTGGACGCTCTCCGACGCCAAGCACGACTACAACCGTGCCGAAGTCGCTGTCTTCCCGCCCTTTACGGACCTCCGAGGCGTTCAGACGCTGGTACAGGGCGACGACCTCGATGTCGTATACGGTGGCCAGGACCTCTCGCAGTTTGACTCCGGAGCCTACACCGGTGACATCTCAGGCCAGTTCCTCAGCAAGTTGGGTTGCGCCTACGTCCTGGTGGGCCACAGTGAGCGCCGCACCATCCACAACGAGTCCGACGAAGTACTGAACGCCAAGGTCAAAGCTGCGTTCCGCCACGGCGTAACCCCCGTCCTCTGTGTTGGCGAAGGGTTCGAGGTCCGCCAGGCAGGAACGCATGTGGAGCACACCCTCGCCCAGTTGCGCGCGGGCGTGGAGGGACTCACCGCCGAGCAGGCCGCAGACCTCGTCGTTGCCTACGAGCCCGTCTGGGCCATCGGTACCGGCGAAGTAGCCGGACCGGAAGATGCACAGGAAATGTGTGCGGCCATCCGTGCTGAGCTTGCCGAATTCTTCGACGAGATCGTCGCGGAGAAGACCCGCCTTCTCTATGGAGGTTCCGTCAAGGCAAACAACGCAGCGGCCATCATGGCCGAAAAAGATGTTGACGGATTGCTTGTGGGTGGCGCAAGCCTGGACCCCGCTGAGTTTGCTAACATTGTCAGGTTCGAGAGCCACCTCGTCACGGACTAG
- a CDS encoding glucose-6-phosphate dehydrogenase assembly protein OpcA: MIVDLPDTTTSKISKKIMSLREQGGVIALGRVLTLVVVTKSGQEEEAIEAANEASREHPCRIIVLADAGVEGPDRLDAQIRVGGDAGASEVIVLRGHGHMAHESESLVAALLLPDAPIVAWWPHGAPESACETSIGRIAHRRITDSANEPDPRLALENIRATYKAGDTDLAWTRLTNWRMQLAAVFDQVDSDPVSAVAVEGASDSPSTLLLAAWLSLALEAPVTIVADPAGTGIRRVRLTRASGDVQLFRPGLSVAELTQPGQPAQRITLPRRSLKDCLAEELRRLDPDEVFGEVITMGLPLTSQRRVQTSAR; the protein is encoded by the coding sequence ATGATTGTAGATCTTCCCGATACCACTACTTCAAAGATCTCCAAGAAGATCATGTCCCTGCGCGAGCAAGGCGGCGTGATCGCCTTGGGCCGTGTGCTGACGCTGGTGGTGGTGACCAAGTCCGGGCAGGAAGAAGAGGCCATCGAGGCGGCCAACGAAGCCAGCCGGGAACACCCCTGCCGGATCATCGTCCTCGCTGACGCCGGCGTTGAGGGACCGGATCGTCTGGATGCCCAGATCCGTGTTGGCGGCGACGCCGGCGCGTCCGAGGTCATCGTCCTCCGGGGTCACGGGCACATGGCCCACGAGAGCGAATCGCTGGTGGCAGCCCTGTTGCTGCCGGACGCCCCGATCGTGGCGTGGTGGCCGCACGGAGCACCGGAAAGCGCCTGCGAGACCTCCATTGGCCGGATCGCCCACCGACGCATCACCGATTCGGCCAACGAACCTGACCCCCGCCTGGCTCTGGAGAACATCCGGGCAACGTACAAGGCAGGCGACACCGACCTCGCGTGGACCCGCCTGACCAACTGGCGCATGCAACTCGCCGCTGTCTTCGACCAGGTGGACAGTGACCCCGTCTCCGCGGTTGCCGTCGAGGGTGCCTCCGACTCCCCCAGCACGCTGCTGCTGGCCGCCTGGCTCAGCCTGGCGCTGGAGGCTCCCGTGACGATCGTGGCGGACCCTGCAGGCACCGGCATCCGTCGAGTCCGGCTCACCCGCGCCAGCGGTGACGTCCAACTCTTCCGTCCCGGCCTGTCGGTGGCGGAGTTGACGCAGCCCGGGCAGCCGGCGCAGCGTATCACCCTCCCGCGGCGAAGCCTGAAGGATTGCCTTGCTGAAGAGCTTCGCCGACTCGACCCGGACGAAGTCTTCGGAGAAGTGATTACGATGGGACTGCCACTTACCAGCCAGAGGAGAGTCCAGACCAGTGCACGCTGA
- a CDS encoding RNA polymerase-binding protein RbpA: MVHGTPGYRGTRVGVAQGSPPRNHSDHGGGGAQLPRMRVHYWCAKGHETQLVFLKLPDDQIPRTWDCPKCGLPSSRDPGHPAAAAPVDDLYKSHLDYVKERRSSQEAEVVLAGALERLRSRGVLPDQLLGDP, from the coding sequence ATGGTTCATGGCACGCCAGGATACCGGGGTACCCGCGTAGGTGTAGCCCAAGGCTCACCACCGAGAAATCACAGCGACCACGGCGGGGGCGGGGCGCAATTGCCCCGTATGCGCGTCCACTATTGGTGCGCAAAAGGACACGAAACACAGCTTGTTTTCCTGAAGCTCCCGGATGACCAAATCCCAAGGACCTGGGATTGCCCCAAATGTGGTCTTCCTTCTTCGCGTGATCCCGGTCATCCGGCCGCGGCCGCGCCGGTGGATGACCTCTATAAATCCCATCTGGATTACGTTAAAGAAAGACGCTCCAGCCAGGAAGCCGAAGTTGTCCTGGCCGGAGCGTTGGAGCGCCTACGCTCCCGCGGGGTCCTTCCGGACCAATTGCTGGGGGACCCGTGA
- the tal gene encoding transaldolase: MSTTPTQQLSDAGVSIWLDDLSRTRLETGTLQKLIDEKNVVGVTTNPSIFHAAITAGTDYDATIAAKAASGASVEETIFEITTTDVADACDLFAPIAAATNGVDGRVSIEVDPRLAWDTEGTIAEAKNLYAKVNKDNVHIKIPATLEGLEAITATLAEGISVNVTLIFSLERYRAVINAFQTGLEQAKENGHDLSKIHSVASFFVSRVDSEIDKRLDAIGTEEAKALKGKAGVANARLAYQVYEELFSTERWAVLAEAGALPQRPLWASTGVKDPAYPDTLYVTELVAAGVVNTMPEKTLDATFDHGVVTGDTITGTYDEANETLNALEALGVSYNDVVTLLETEGLEKFVGSWKELLADVEGALATARKAS, encoded by the coding sequence ATGTCTACAACTCCCACACAGCAGCTTTCCGACGCCGGCGTTTCGATCTGGCTCGATGACCTCTCACGCACCCGCCTCGAAACGGGCACGCTGCAGAAGCTCATCGATGAGAAGAACGTGGTTGGTGTAACAACCAACCCGTCCATCTTCCACGCCGCGATCACCGCCGGTACCGACTACGACGCCACCATCGCAGCCAAGGCCGCATCCGGTGCCAGCGTCGAAGAGACCATCTTCGAAATCACCACCACGGACGTGGCCGACGCCTGCGATCTCTTCGCACCGATCGCCGCTGCAACCAACGGTGTTGACGGCCGCGTCTCCATCGAGGTCGATCCCCGCCTTGCCTGGGACACCGAGGGCACCATCGCCGAGGCCAAGAACCTCTACGCGAAGGTCAACAAGGACAACGTCCACATCAAGATCCCGGCAACATTGGAAGGCCTGGAAGCCATCACGGCTACCCTGGCCGAGGGCATCAGCGTCAACGTGACCCTGATCTTCTCCCTGGAGCGCTACCGCGCGGTCATCAACGCTTTCCAGACCGGCCTTGAGCAGGCCAAGGAAAACGGCCACGACCTCTCCAAGATCCACTCCGTGGCCTCGTTCTTTGTCTCACGCGTTGACTCCGAGATCGACAAGCGCCTCGACGCCATCGGTACCGAGGAAGCCAAGGCACTCAAGGGCAAGGCCGGCGTTGCCAACGCCCGCCTGGCCTACCAGGTCTACGAGGAGCTCTTCTCCACCGAGCGCTGGGCCGTCCTGGCTGAGGCCGGTGCGCTCCCCCAGCGTCCGCTGTGGGCCTCTACCGGCGTGAAGGACCCGGCCTACCCGGACACGCTGTACGTGACCGAGCTCGTCGCAGCAGGAGTGGTCAACACCATGCCGGAGAAGACGCTGGATGCCACGTTCGACCACGGCGTAGTCACCGGTGACACCATCACCGGCACCTACGACGAAGCGAATGAGACCCTCAACGCCCTCGAAGCCCTCGGCGTCTCCTACAACGACGTCGTCACCCTCCTGGAGACCGAAGGCCTCGAGAAGTTCGTGGGCTCCTGGAAGGAACTCCTGGCCGACGTCGAAGGCGCCCTCGCCACCGCACGGAAGGCTTCCTAA
- the pgl gene encoding 6-phosphogluconolactonase, translating into MAAIAARLITKLVDVQDKHGEATVVLTGGTVGIGTLKAVADSAAAPAVDWSKVNFWWGDERFVAADSEDRNTRQAHQALLTHLAVDPARIHEPGSTDHFATADEAASAYAEELKAAAEAEHAADMSDDRSEKPGVLPRFDVLLLGVGPDAHVASLFPEQAGIREKKRTVVGVENSPKPPSSRISLTLPAINTAQEIWMVVAGEDKAGAVGLALAGANPVQVPAAGPVGRSRTLWLIDENAASRVPQQLVRKDPAGA; encoded by the coding sequence ATGGCCGCCATCGCGGCCCGCCTTATTACCAAGCTCGTGGACGTCCAGGACAAACACGGTGAGGCGACGGTTGTCCTGACCGGCGGTACAGTCGGCATTGGAACGCTGAAAGCGGTGGCCGATTCGGCCGCAGCGCCGGCAGTCGACTGGTCAAAGGTTAACTTCTGGTGGGGGGACGAACGTTTCGTTGCAGCGGACAGCGAGGACAGGAATACCCGTCAGGCACACCAGGCTCTCCTGACACACCTTGCGGTGGATCCTGCGCGTATCCACGAGCCGGGTTCGACCGATCACTTCGCAACTGCTGACGAAGCGGCCTCAGCCTATGCCGAGGAGCTGAAGGCGGCAGCCGAGGCCGAGCATGCGGCTGACATGTCAGATGACCGTTCTGAAAAGCCTGGCGTCCTGCCGCGCTTCGATGTCCTGCTTCTTGGAGTGGGTCCGGACGCGCACGTCGCGTCGCTGTTTCCCGAACAGGCCGGCATCCGTGAGAAGAAGCGCACGGTGGTGGGGGTGGAAAACTCGCCCAAGCCGCCGTCGTCGCGTATTTCCCTGACGCTGCCCGCCATTAACACTGCCCAGGAAATCTGGATGGTTGTTGCCGGTGAGGACAAGGCCGGCGCTGTCGGTTTGGCGTTGGCCGGAGCCAATCCCGTCCAGGTTCCGGCTGCAGGTCCTGTTGGTCGTTCGAGGACCTTGTGGCTTATCGACGAAAACGCAGCATCACGGGTCCCCCAGCAATTGGTCCGGAAGGACCCCGCGGGAGCGTAG
- a CDS encoding glucose-6-phosphate isomerase produces the protein MSTISYDASGAAQQAIAQHIDSLVEDRIATRIFAKDHTLWGPDAESESAIRLGWVEAATVSQALVGDILELRDALRAEGVTRIVLCGMGGSSLAPEVIAGTAGVELTVLDSTDPEQVSAALEERLAETAIVVSSKSGSTVETDSQRRVFEKAFNDAGIDAKSRIIIVTDPGSPLDKASREAGYRAVFNADPNVGGRFSALTAFGLVPCGLAGVDIQAFLDEAEEAAEILNEDSTDNIGLALGIALGGTSPLRNKIVIAEDGSGIVGFADWAEQLIAESTGKLGTGVLPVVAGPDSPEALNGAPDVLVVRLVGAEADVELRGNEVAIAGGLASQMFTWEFATAVAGRLLGINPFDQPDVEAAKVAARGLLDARPEPTPAAFTDGAVEVRGGSWLGSASTVSEAVQALLGQLGTDGYLSVQAYLDRISHAPLEGIRDELAAISGRPVTFGWGPRFLHSTGQFHKGGPAIGVFLQVTAASSTDLEIPDRPFTFGQLIAAQASGDAQVLEGHGRPVLRLHLTERAAGVSQLQEVVAALAGQASALES, from the coding sequence ATGAGCACAATCAGCTACGACGCCAGCGGTGCCGCGCAGCAGGCCATCGCCCAACACATTGACAGCCTGGTCGAAGACCGGATCGCGACGAGGATTTTCGCCAAGGACCACACCCTGTGGGGTCCGGATGCAGAATCCGAATCCGCTATCCGTCTTGGCTGGGTAGAGGCTGCCACAGTGTCCCAGGCCTTGGTTGGCGACATCCTGGAACTCCGCGATGCCCTCCGCGCCGAAGGAGTGACACGTATTGTCCTCTGTGGCATGGGTGGGTCTTCCTTGGCTCCCGAGGTCATCGCCGGCACCGCCGGCGTCGAGCTGACTGTGCTGGACAGCACGGACCCCGAACAGGTCAGTGCTGCCCTTGAGGAGCGGTTGGCCGAAACGGCAATCGTGGTGTCGTCCAAGTCCGGCTCCACCGTGGAAACCGACTCCCAGCGGCGGGTTTTCGAAAAGGCATTCAACGACGCCGGCATCGATGCCAAGAGCCGGATCATCATCGTCACGGATCCGGGTTCGCCCTTGGACAAGGCCTCGCGTGAAGCGGGCTACCGTGCGGTGTTCAATGCCGACCCCAACGTCGGCGGACGCTTCTCGGCACTTACTGCATTTGGGTTGGTCCCTTGTGGCCTGGCCGGTGTGGACATCCAGGCATTCCTGGATGAGGCGGAGGAAGCTGCAGAGATCCTCAATGAGGACTCCACCGACAACATCGGACTGGCCCTGGGCATTGCCTTGGGCGGCACCAGTCCCTTGCGCAACAAAATCGTCATCGCTGAAGACGGTTCCGGCATTGTTGGTTTTGCCGATTGGGCCGAGCAGCTCATTGCCGAATCCACCGGCAAGCTGGGTACCGGCGTCCTTCCAGTCGTGGCCGGACCGGATTCTCCGGAAGCCCTGAACGGTGCCCCCGACGTACTGGTGGTCCGGCTGGTTGGTGCGGAGGCCGACGTCGAGCTTCGTGGAAACGAGGTCGCAATTGCCGGCGGCCTGGCTTCGCAGATGTTCACCTGGGAGTTTGCGACGGCGGTGGCCGGGCGCCTGCTGGGGATCAACCCCTTTGACCAGCCTGACGTCGAAGCCGCCAAGGTGGCCGCCCGTGGCTTGCTGGATGCCCGCCCCGAGCCCACTCCTGCGGCATTCACCGATGGTGCAGTGGAAGTCCGCGGTGGCAGCTGGCTTGGTTCGGCTTCCACTGTGTCGGAGGCTGTTCAGGCCCTCCTGGGCCAGCTTGGCACCGACGGATACTTGAGCGTCCAGGCGTACCTTGACCGTATTTCCCACGCGCCCCTGGAAGGTATCCGGGATGAACTCGCAGCCATCAGTGGGCGTCCGGTGACTTTCGGTTGGGGTCCGCGGTTCCTCCACTCCACCGGGCAGTTCCACAAGGGCGGACCTGCAATCGGCGTTTTCCTGCAGGTTACTGCAGCGTCCTCCACCGATCTGGAAATTCCGGACCGGCCGTTCACCTTTGGCCAGCTTATTGCCGCCCAGGCCTCGGGCGATGCCCAGGTGCTGGAAGGCCATGGCCGCCCGGTTTTGCGCCTGCACCTCACAGAGCGTGCTGCCGGCGTAAGCCAACTCCAGGAAGTCGTCGCTGCGTTGGCCGGCCAGGCCAGCGCACTCGAAAGCTAA
- the secG gene encoding preprotein translocase subunit SecG: MDVLQVILQILLGITSLLLTLLILLHKGRGGGLSDMFGGGMSSGLSSSGVAERNLNRFTIILGITWGVVIIGLGLIMRFTSGGDS, from the coding sequence GTGGACGTTCTTCAAGTCATTCTGCAGATCCTGCTGGGAATCACCAGCCTTCTGCTGACGCTGCTCATCCTCCTGCACAAAGGACGTGGGGGCGGTTTGTCCGACATGTTCGGTGGCGGAATGAGCTCCGGATTGAGTTCGTCCGGCGTAGCCGAGCGCAACCTGAACCGCTTCACCATCATTCTCGGTATCACGTGGGGCGTTGTCATCATCGGCCTTGGCCTGATCATGCGCTTCACCTCGGGCGGCGACTCCTAG
- the zwf gene encoding glucose-6-phosphate dehydrogenase, which produces MPETENGRKNAGLRNPLRDPRDRRLNRIAGPSSLVFFGVTGDLARKKLMPAVYDLANRGLLPPSFALVGFGRRDWDNAEFAAEVKENVKAHARTKFDEAVWEQLASGIRFVQGEFDDDDAFERLGDVLDELDETRGTRGNHGFYLSIPPKAFEQVCRQLSKHGLAQAKPGQWRRVVIEKPFGHDLESARQLNDIVESVFPADAVFRIDHYLGKETVQNILALRFANQLFEPLWNANYVDHVQITMAEDIGTGGRAGYYDGVGAARDVLQNHLLQLLALTAMEEPISFNADDLRAEKEKVLAAVKLPDDLSTHSARGQFTGGWQGGEEVLGYLDEDGIPADSKTETFAAIRVDINTRRWNGVPFYLRAGKRLGRRVTEIAVVFKRAPNLLFRDHGEDDFGQNAVVIRVQPDEGATIRLGSKVPGTQMEVRDVTMDFGYGHSFTESSPEAYERLILDVLLGEPPLFPRHQEVELSWKILDPFEEYWAGLDEQPQPYAPGSWGPASADALLARDGRTWRRP; this is translated from the coding sequence ATGCCAGAAACTGAAAACGGCAGGAAAAACGCCGGTCTGCGGAATCCTTTGCGGGATCCGCGGGACCGGCGCCTGAACCGCATTGCCGGGCCGTCGTCGTTGGTGTTCTTCGGAGTCACTGGCGACCTTGCCCGTAAGAAGCTCATGCCGGCGGTCTATGACCTCGCCAATCGTGGTCTTTTGCCGCCGAGCTTTGCCTTGGTTGGCTTCGGTCGCCGCGACTGGGACAACGCTGAATTCGCCGCTGAGGTGAAGGAAAACGTTAAGGCTCACGCCAGGACGAAGTTCGATGAAGCGGTGTGGGAGCAGTTGGCTTCGGGTATCCGTTTTGTTCAGGGCGAGTTCGACGACGACGATGCTTTCGAGCGTCTCGGCGATGTCCTCGATGAGCTGGATGAGACCCGTGGTACCCGTGGGAATCATGGCTTCTATTTGTCGATCCCGCCGAAGGCGTTCGAGCAGGTCTGCCGCCAGCTCTCCAAGCACGGCCTGGCACAGGCGAAGCCGGGGCAATGGCGTCGTGTGGTGATCGAGAAGCCGTTCGGTCACGACCTGGAGTCTGCCCGTCAGCTGAACGACATCGTCGAATCGGTGTTCCCGGCTGATGCGGTGTTCAGGATCGATCACTACCTGGGCAAGGAGACGGTGCAGAACATCCTGGCGCTGCGTTTCGCGAACCAGTTGTTCGAGCCGCTCTGGAACGCCAATTACGTAGACCATGTCCAGATCACCATGGCCGAGGACATCGGGACGGGCGGGCGTGCAGGCTATTACGACGGCGTGGGTGCTGCCCGTGACGTCCTGCAGAACCACTTGCTGCAGTTGCTGGCGTTGACGGCCATGGAAGAACCGATCTCGTTCAATGCCGATGATTTGCGGGCGGAGAAGGAAAAGGTCCTCGCTGCGGTCAAGCTGCCTGATGATTTGTCCACGCATTCAGCCCGTGGCCAGTTCACCGGTGGGTGGCAGGGCGGTGAGGAAGTCCTCGGGTATTTGGACGAGGACGGCATTCCTGCTGATTCGAAGACTGAGACGTTTGCTGCGATCCGGGTGGATATCAATACCCGCCGCTGGAATGGTGTGCCGTTCTACCTGCGCGCCGGTAAGCGGTTGGGCCGCCGCGTGACTGAAATCGCGGTGGTGTTCAAACGGGCACCGAATCTATTGTTCCGTGACCATGGCGAGGACGACTTCGGCCAGAATGCCGTGGTGATCCGTGTCCAGCCCGACGAGGGTGCCACGATCCGTTTGGGTTCAAAGGTTCCGGGGACGCAGATGGAAGTCCGCGATGTCACCATGGACTTCGGCTACGGACACTCCTTTACCGAATCCAGCCCCGAAGCCTACGAACGCCTCATCCTGGACGTGCTCCTGGGCGAACCGCCGCTGTTCCCGCGCCACCAGGAAGTCGAGTTGTCATGGAAGATCCTTGACCCGTTCGAGGAATACTGGGCCGGACTTGATGAACAACCGCAACCCTACGCGCCCGGCAGTTGGGGTCCGGCTTCGGCCGATGCCCTGCTGGCCCGCGACGGACGAACCTGGAGAAGGCCATGA